One window of Phoenix dactylifera cultivar Barhee BC4 chromosome 5, palm_55x_up_171113_PBpolish2nd_filt_p, whole genome shotgun sequence genomic DNA carries:
- the LOC103710352 gene encoding cyclin-dependent kinases regulatory subunit 1: MGQIQYSEKYFDDTYEYRHVVLPPEVAKLLPKNRLLSENEWRAIGVQQSRGWVHYAIHRPEPHIMLFRRPLNYQQQQENQAAAAAAAQMIHK; encoded by the exons ATGGGCCAGATCCAGTATTCGGAGAAGTACTTCGACGATACCTATGAATACAG GCACGTGGTTCTCCCTCCTGAAGTGGCGAAGTTGCTCCCCAAGAACCGCCTCCTGTCCGAG AACGAGTGGCGAGCGATCGGGGTGCAGCAGAGCCGGGGTTGGGTGCACTACGCGATCCACCGCCCGGAGCCGCACATCATGCTCTTCCGGAGGCCCCTCAACTACCagcagcagcaggagaaccaggccgccgccgctgccgccgcccAGATGATACACAAGTGA